From one Pseudactinotalea sp. HY158 genomic stretch:
- a CDS encoding helix-turn-helix transcriptional regulator: MAEVDTISLQAELADLAARVSALERAALDTGAAENRGEPEQPAPAGSASERPSTIAGAIPGDDTFWALTGLRDRRPDHPTTAEGAVMLVGSLTLPDGAPVAWQQSAGTEGLLESAWDDRAETFSALAHPVRIELLRHILSGMHATADLADLDSVGTTGQLHHHLRQLLAAGWVRQSGRGSYEVPAPRVVPLLVCLLGAQR; this comes from the coding sequence ATGGCTGAAGTTGACACGATATCCCTCCAGGCGGAGCTTGCGGACCTGGCCGCCCGGGTGTCGGCCCTCGAACGCGCGGCGCTCGACACGGGCGCGGCGGAGAATCGGGGCGAGCCAGAACAACCCGCCCCGGCCGGATCCGCGTCGGAGCGACCGTCGACCATCGCGGGCGCGATCCCGGGCGACGACACGTTCTGGGCGCTCACGGGCCTCCGCGATCGGCGGCCGGATCACCCGACGACGGCCGAGGGCGCCGTCATGCTCGTCGGCTCGCTCACCCTTCCGGACGGCGCACCGGTGGCCTGGCAGCAGAGCGCGGGCACCGAGGGGCTCCTGGAGTCCGCATGGGACGACCGGGCCGAGACGTTCTCGGCGCTCGCGCACCCCGTCCGGATCGAACTCCTCCGCCACATCCTCTCGGGAATGCACGCCACGGCCGACCTCGCCGACCTCGACTCGGTCGGCACCACCGGCCAACTGCATCACCACCTGCGCCAGCTGCTCGCGGCCGGCTGGGTGCGTCAGAGCGGGCGCGGCAGCTACGAGGTGCCGGCACCCCGCGTCGTCCCCCTGCTCGTCTGCCTGCTCGGAGCCCAGCGATGA